TCGTGCATGCGGTGGATGTAGCCCAGCACCGGTTCGGCCCGCACGATGTATTCGCCGTCGAGTTCGAGCATGATGCGCAGCACGCCGTGGGTGGACGGGTGCTGGGGGCCCATGCTCAGGATCAGCTTGTCGTCGGTGGGGCCCGGCTCGAACCGGGCCGAGGCCAGATCGCCCCGAAGGGCCGTGGGATCGAAGGCTTGCATGAGTCCTCCTTGGCCCTATGCGTCTTTGGGGGCGGCGGCCTTGGCCACCGGCTTGGGCTTGGCCTGGGGCGCGGCTTCCGGCTCGGCCAGGCCGCAGTCCACGAGATAGGTCAACGGCACCAGGTCGGCCAGGGACTTGCGGGCTTTCGGGGCCTTGACCAGCGGATGGCCGTCGAAATCCTCGGGCAAAAGCAGGTAGTGCAGGTTGGGGTGGCCGACGAAGTCGATGCCGTAGAAGTCGAAGCACTCCCGCTCGTGCCAGTCCGCGCCGGGGTAGATGTCGCTTATGGTCGGCACCCGGGGTGCGTCGTGGGGCACGGTCAGGCGCAGGACCACCCGGTTGGCCCCATCGAGCAGGCTCAGGTGGTAGGCCACCTCGAAGCCTTCCTGGAGGTCCGAGGCCATGACGTCCTCGAGCAGGTAGCCTTCCTTGTCCAGGACGGCCACGGCCTCGCGGATGGTTTCCGGGGTCAGCGTCACGGACAGCACGCAGCCCGTGGCGGCGAAATCCAGGGGCGCGGAGCACACCGCCCCGAGCTTGGCCACGAATTCCGGAATCATTGCTGGCCTCCCTTGGGGACCTGCCACCAGCGCTTGCCGGTGATTTTCTGCTGGATCGCGAACAGCCCTTCGAGCAGCCCCTCGGGCCGGGGCGGACAGCCGGGCACGTAGACATCGACCGGGATCAGCGTGTCCACGCCCTGGATGACGCCGTACTGGCCCTCGATGTTGAACGGGCCGCCGGAGATGGCGCAGTTGCCCAGGGCCATGACGTAGCGCGGGGCCGGCATCTGCTCGTAGAGCCGCACCACGGCCGGGGCGATCTTCTTGTTGACCGTGCCGGCCACGATCATCAGATCCGACTGGCGCGGCGAGGGACGGAAGACCTCGGCGCCGAACCGGGCGATGTCGAAGCGGGCCATGCCCACGGCCATCATCTCGATGGCGCAGCAGGCCAGGCCGAAGGTCATGGGCCAGATGGACATGGCCCGGCACACATCCACCAGCTTCTGGACGGCCGGCGTGGCGATGAGCGCCGGGTCGACCGTATCTACGGCCGGGGCGCAACCTGGATTCTGCGGGGCCATGTGAACACTCCCTTGCGCATGAAGTAGATGATGGCGGCGGCGAGCACCGCGAGAAACACCAACAGCTTGGCCGCGGCCTCCAGGCCTTGCGGCTTGGCGTACAGGGCGGCCACGGGAAAGAGGTAGAGGATGTCCACCTCGAAGGCCAAGAAGATCAAGGCGTAGAAGTAGTAGTTGATGCCGAACTTGACCCAGGTGCGGCCGTGGGTGGGCACGCCGCATTCGTAGGTCTCGGCCATGGCGCCGCCGTGGGCCTTGGGCGCGATGAGCAGCGACCCGAGCAGCGGCCCCGCCCCGAAGGCGATGCCGCCCAGGAAGAACAGCAGGATCGCCGCTTGTAACCAGGTAAAGACCATATGTCTTCGCCTCCTTGCCTTGCGGTACGCGCGCCCCGTCTAGGGGTGCAGTTGGGTTCCGGCCATGGCCGCCAGGTCATACAGCGGCGCCGGCAGGATGCCGAGCAACAAAACCAGCGCGGCCAGCAGGCCGCCGAAGACCAGCGCCCCCCTGGGCACGGCAATCGCCGGGGCCTCGGATTCGCCGGTGTAGGCGTGGCGCACGAGGCTCAAATAGTAGTAGATGGAAATCGCCGTATTGAGCACGGCCACGATGACCAGCCAGTGATAGCCCTGGTCCCAGGCGGCCGAAAGCAGGAAGAGCTTGCCGGTGAATCCGGCGGTCGGCGGCAGGCCGACCAGGGCGAAGGCGGCCACGGCCAGGATCATGGCCAGGGCCGGGGCGCGCTTGTACAGGCCGTCGAGGTCGTCGAGGCTGGGGTTCTCGCCGCCGACAGACATGGTGCAGACCACGTAGAAGGCGGCCAGGTTCATGAGGATGTAGGCCAGGCTGTAGAAGGCCGCGGCCGAAAGCCCGGCGGCCGAGCCGGCGGCCAGGCCCAGCATCACGTAGCCGGCATGGGCCACGGACGAGTAGCCGAGCAGCCGCTTGACGTCGCGCTGGACCAGGGCGGCCAGGTTGCCGGCGGTCATGGACACGGCGCCGAGGATGGCCAGGATGTCGGTGACTTCCATGTGGGGCGTGACGAAGGCGGCCAGGCGCACCAGCACCACCACCGCCCCGAGCTTGGGAATGGTGGCCACGTAGGCGGCGGTCTCGTTTTTGGCGCCCTGGTAGACGTCCGGGCACCAGAAGTGGAACGGGAACAGCGCGAGCTTATAGAAGAAGCCGGCCAGGAACAGCGTCAGGCCGACCACGGCCAAGGGCGCGTCGGCGAAGCTCCAGGAGCTGGCGGCCAGGGCACTGATGTAGGTCGTGTGCTTGGCGGCCATGATGTAGGACAGGCCGAACAGGGCCAGGGCGGTCACGGCGGCGCCGAAGAGGATGTACTTGATGCCGGCCTCGGCCGCCCTCCTGTCCTGGCCCCGCAGCGGAATGAGCGCGTAGAGGCTGTAGGACGAGAGTTCCAGGGCCAGGTAGAGCGTGACCAGCTCCACGCAGGAGGCCAGGAGCATGAGTCCCCAGGCGGACAGGGCCAGGAGCATGAAATAGTCCGGGGTCATGTCCGCATCGTCCTTTTTCCCGGCGGCGATGCCGGTGACGATGGCGAAGCCCAGGGCGATGACGAGCTTGAAGAACTGGGACAGGGCGTCGAGCCTGTAGGTGGCGTAGAGCATCTCGCCCCGGGCGGAAACCCCCATCAAGGCGACCAGCACGCCGATTCCGGCCGCGGCCGGCAGCCAGCCCGACACGGATTTGACGCCTTTGAGGCTGGCCACGAACAGGGCGCAGACCAGGCCCAGCAGCCACAGTTCCGGCAAGAGCAGGTAGATGGTCATGGCAGCTCCTTAGCGGGCCAGGTCGGCGGATTGGGCCACGGTCAGCGGCGCGGCGAGTTCCATGCGCTGGGCCAGCGGCATGTCCGGCGTCAGGCCCATGGCCTGGTTTTTCGCGTTCATGGCGGACAGCACCCGCTCGATGGACGGCTCGATGGTCCTGATCGCCAGGGACGGGGCCAGGCCGATGTAAAAGACCAGCAGGGCCAGGGGAACGAGGGTGGCCCACTCCCGGGCGCCCAGGTCGTACCAGCCCTTCTTGAAGGAGGTGGGCTCGCCCCAGGTGACGCGCTGCAGCAGGCGCAGCATGTAGGCGGCGGCCAGCATGGCCCCGGGCACGGCGGCGAAACCCACCCAGGGGTTGCCGGCGAAAGCGCCGATGAGGACCAGCACCTCGCCCACGAAGCTGTTGGTGCCGGGAAAGGCCAGGGAGGAGAAGGAGAAGACGCCGAACAGGAACATGTAGGCCGGCATGAACTTGCCCAGGCCCTGGTTGTCAGCGATCTCCCGGCTGTGGCTGCGCTCGTAGAGCAGGCCGACCATCATGAACAGGCCGCCGGTGGTGATGCCGTGGTTGAGCATCTGCAGGATGGCGCCGGAGACGCCCTTGACGCTGAAAAGGAAGATGCCCAGCGTCACGAAGCCCATGTGGCCCACGGACGAGTAGGCGATGAGCTTCTTGATGTCGGTTTGCCCCAGGGCGATGCAGCCGCCGTAGAGGATGGAGGCGATGGAGACGGCGATCATGACCGGCGCGGCCGTGACCGACGCGGCCGGGGTCAGGGGCAGGCAAAAGCGCAGGAAGCCGTAGGTGCCCATCTTGAGCAGGATGGCGGCCAGCAGCACGCTGCCCGCGGCCGGGGCCTCGACGTGGGCGGCCGGCAGCCAGGTGTGGAACGGGAACATGGGCACCTTGATGGCGAAGGCGAGCGCCATGGCCAGGAAAGCCCACATCTGGAAGCGGAAGGAATAGGTCTTTTCCATCAGCTCCGGTATGGCGAAGGTGCCGCCGACCTGCCGAAAGGCCACGATGGCGGCCAGAAGCAGGGTCGAGCCGGCAAGCGTGTACAGGAAGAACTTGATGGAGGCGTAGCGCCGCCGGGGACCGCCCCACACGGCGATGAGCAGGTACATCGGCACGAGCATGGCTTCCCAGAAGACGTAGAACAGGACGAAGTCCAGGGCGGCGAAGACGCCGATGCAGGCCGAGGTCATCAGCAACAGGCAGAAGTGGAACTCCGTCACCCGCTTACTGATGTAGGTCCAGGACCCGAGCACGCACAGCGGCAGCATCAGCGCGGTGAGAAGGATCATGTACAGGCTCAGGCCGTCCACGCCCAGGTGGTAGGACATGCCGAGCGCCGGCAGCCAGGGGGCGTGTTCCACGAACTGGAAGGCCGGGCCGTCGGGGGCGTAGCCCAGCAACGGCAAGGCCAGCAGGCATTCGAGAATCCCCGCGCCAAGCGTCACGAGCCTTGTGGTGTGTTCGTTTCGCCGCAGGACCAAAAGGACCACGGCGGCAACCAGCGGCAGGACGATCAGGGCCGTCACCACCGGGAATCCGTTGTGCGTCGTCATGCAAAGCTCCCTTGTTGGCCTTGGCGGTTAGCCGGCGAACCAGACGATGGCGAAAAGGACAAGGCCGATGGTCACGGCGGCGGCCAGGTAGTCCTGGAGCCGTCCGGTCTGGCCGCGGGCCACGCCGGCCCCGCCGACCTCGCGCACGCCCCTGGCCGAACCGTCGAGCACGCCGTCGATGACCTTGCCGTCAAAGACGCTGGTGCCGAGCCCGGCTTCGATGAGGGCCTTGAGGCCGACCTTCTCGTAGACATCCGTCCAGACGTTATCGATGGCCGCCACGGGGAAGGAGACGACCTTCACGAAGCCCCGGCCCACGAGCCGGTACAGGAAGTCGAAGTCCAGGTTGCGGCTGGGGTGCGGCGGAATGATCTTTCGCATCAGGTAGAAGCCAAGGCCGGTGAAGCCGAGGATGCAGCA
Above is a genomic segment from Solidesulfovibrio sp. containing:
- a CDS encoding NADH-quinone oxidoreductase subunit A, whose product is MVFTWLQAAILLFFLGGIAFGAGPLLGSLLIAPKAHGGAMAETYECGVPTHGRTWVKFGINYYFYALIFLAFEVDILYLFPVAALYAKPQGLEAAAKLLVFLAVLAAAIIYFMRKGVFTWPRRIQVAPRP
- a CDS encoding NADH-quinone oxidoreductase subunit M; this encodes MTTHNGFPVVTALIVLPLVAAVVLLVLRRNEHTTRLVTLGAGILECLLALPLLGYAPDGPAFQFVEHAPWLPALGMSYHLGVDGLSLYMILLTALMLPLCVLGSWTYISKRVTEFHFCLLLMTSACIGVFAALDFVLFYVFWEAMLVPMYLLIAVWGGPRRRYASIKFFLYTLAGSTLLLAAIVAFRQVGGTFAIPELMEKTYSFRFQMWAFLAMALAFAIKVPMFPFHTWLPAAHVEAPAAGSVLLAAILLKMGTYGFLRFCLPLTPAASVTAAPVMIAVSIASILYGGCIALGQTDIKKLIAYSSVGHMGFVTLGIFLFSVKGVSGAILQMLNHGITTGGLFMMVGLLYERSHSREIADNQGLGKFMPAYMFLFGVFSFSSLAFPGTNSFVGEVLVLIGAFAGNPWVGFAAVPGAMLAAAYMLRLLQRVTWGEPTSFKKGWYDLGAREWATLVPLALLVFYIGLAPSLAIRTIEPSIERVLSAMNAKNQAMGLTPDMPLAQRMELAAPLTVAQSADLAR
- a CDS encoding NADH-quinone oxidoreductase subunit N; translation: MTIYLLLPELWLLGLVCALFVASLKGVKSVSGWLPAAAGIGVLVALMGVSARGEMLYATYRLDALSQFFKLVIALGFAIVTGIAAGKKDDADMTPDYFMLLALSAWGLMLLASCVELVTLYLALELSSYSLYALIPLRGQDRRAAEAGIKYILFGAAVTALALFGLSYIMAAKHTTYISALAASSWSFADAPLAVVGLTLFLAGFFYKLALFPFHFWCPDVYQGAKNETAAYVATIPKLGAVVVLVRLAAFVTPHMEVTDILAILGAVSMTAGNLAALVQRDVKRLLGYSSVAHAGYVMLGLAAGSAAGLSAAAFYSLAYILMNLAAFYVVCTMSVGGENPSLDDLDGLYKRAPALAMILAVAAFALVGLPPTAGFTGKLFLLSAAWDQGYHWLVIVAVLNTAISIYYYLSLVRHAYTGESEAPAIAVPRGALVFGGLLAALVLLLGILPAPLYDLAAMAGTQLHP
- a CDS encoding NADH-quinone oxidoreductase subunit NuoB, which gives rise to MAPQNPGCAPAVDTVDPALIATPAVQKLVDVCRAMSIWPMTFGLACCAIEMMAVGMARFDIARFGAEVFRPSPRQSDLMIVAGTVNKKIAPAVVRLYEQMPAPRYVMALGNCAISGGPFNIEGQYGVIQGVDTLIPVDVYVPGCPPRPEGLLEGLFAIQQKITGKRWWQVPKGGQQ
- a CDS encoding NADH-quinone oxidoreductase subunit C, coding for MIPEFVAKLGAVCSAPLDFAATGCVLSVTLTPETIREAVAVLDKEGYLLEDVMASDLQEGFEVAYHLSLLDGANRVVLRLTVPHDAPRVPTISDIYPGADWHERECFDFYGIDFVGHPNLHYLLLPEDFDGHPLVKAPKARKSLADLVPLTYLVDCGLAEPEAAPQAKPKPVAKAAAPKDA